The genomic DNA TTATTAGCTTGGCATGCTGACTTGGTGACACGTGACAGAAGTCACGCAAGATCCACGTGTCAGGGTCCATCTTCATCCTCTGTCGCGCAATTCtctgcccccctctctcccgTCTCCTCCCACTGTCGCCGCCGATGCTGCCGCCGGCCACTGCGGACGTGCTCGGGCAGATCCTGCTGGCGTGCCAGTCCTTACTCCGGTCACGCCGGTCTACGCCACGGCGCGACCTAGGGATTGGGATGAGCGGGCGGTGGCTTCTCCGGGGCTGCCGGCCGGGACCTGCGGCTGTGGCTGGTCGGCCGCCGGCTGCTGTCCCGGAGTTTCTTTTGTTTGGAATCGATGATGGTGCGTTTCAGTTCGCACTACTTAATTTCGATATCATATTCCCTGTATTTGCTCCGATCTGTGAGGCCCTGATGAATCAGAGCTTCGATAAGTTCCCCTCCTCCAAAATGAGATTTGCCGAATTCGATCCAACGCTTTCTTTCTTACCCTGCGTATTATGAATGTATCTACTTTTCCaatttgcattgcatgtttgcATTTTTAGAAAATCAAGAGAAAGCAAATGGAATAGAATGCCATCGACTTCTAACTACGTCAAGAAAATTGGGTACCTTTTACTGTTCCGCTAGTGTTCATTTCACCATCTCCCCACGCTCAAATGAATGGAGCAAAATTACGGAACTTTGACTAGTAATTTGGTTTTATTTCCAGCAGCTAATTATAACACTTCATTTTTCTTTGTTATTCAGATGTGTGTTCTCATATTTGTTGGAAACAACAGCGCGACATACTTCAACACGCATTCACTCGTAACATGCATCCTGAACTTCCCAACGAGCAGGGGGCCAATGGTGGGCATCCTGAAAGGATTTCTGGGCCTGACCAGCGCTATTTTGACGCAAATCTACGCTGTGATGCACACAACAGACCAGACTAAACTTGTCTTGACGGTTGCGGTCGGACCGGCATTGGTCGCCATTGCCATGATGTTTGTTATCAGGCCTGTCGGTGGTCACAAGCAGGCACGCCCGTCTGACAAGAAGAGCTTCATGTTCGTCTACACCATCTGCTTGCTCCTCGCCTTTTATCTCGCCGTTGTCAAGCTAGCCCAAGATTTCATGAAACTGAGCGACAATGTGGTTAATATTCTCACAGTGATTCTGTTCGTCCTCCTTATTTCACCAATTGCAATCCCGTTGGCCTTGACGATAATGTCGAAAGCTGAAAATCCAATTGAAGAGGCTCTCCTGTCTGAACCATTGACGCAAGAGGCAAGCACTTcgcaagaagaggaagatcaaCCGCATGCCATTTTAAGCGAAGTAGAAGAGAAGTCTAAGGACATTGATTCGTTGCCTCCATTTGAAAGGAGGAACAGCGGACCACACCTGGGGGACAACTTCA from Setaria italica strain Yugu1 chromosome VII, Setaria_italica_v2.0, whole genome shotgun sequence includes the following:
- the LOC101770891 gene encoding protein NUCLEAR FUSION DEFECTIVE 4 isoform X2 is translated as MMMCVLIFVGNNSATYFNTHSLVTCILNFPTSRGPMVGILKGFLGLTSAILTQIYAVMHTTDQTKLVLTVAVGPALVAIAMMFVIRPVGGHKQARPSDKKSFMFVYTICLLLAFYLAVVKLAQDFMKLSDNVVNILTVILFVLLISPIAIPLALTIMSKAENPIEEALLSEPLTQEASTSQEEEDQPHAILSEVEEKSKDIDSLPPFERRNSGPHLGDNFTMMQALVKADFWLIWISFLLGSGSGLTVMDNLGQMSQAVGFKDAHIFVSLVSIWNFLGRVGGGYFSEIIVRERGYPRHTALAIAQILIAAAHFLFAMAWPGTMYIGTFLVGLGYGAHWAIVPAAVSELFGVKHFGAMYNFLAMGNPTGSFIFSGLITSTLYDYEAEKQAHQHQIKCEGPVCFFVSSLIMSVLCIVGAGLSLIVVHRTRRVYADLYRSVHT